In Nocardioides luti, the DNA window GTACTGCTGCGAGAGCAGCACCAGGCCCGCGAAGATCCCGAGCAGCCCGGGCCCGGGCAGGACGAGGGCGGCGATGCCCGCGACGACGAGCAGCCAACCGAGCGTCTCGAGGGCGACGCGCTTGGCCGCTGCCCCTCCGGGAGCCTTCATGCGCTCAGCCTGTCAGAGCGGTCCAACGGGCGGGGCCCCACGCGCCGCCGCCCGGCCCTGCGAGTGGCCCGGCACGGGGGATGACCGGGCCACTCACAGGACCGGGCGACTGGCGCCTCGGTGCGGGTGGAAGGGGATGGACCACCTGCACGGTCGGGGTGTGCCCACCACTCTGCCCGCGGTCGGGCCCGGCGAGATGGGCCCGAGGTGCGAACTCGTCTGGTGCCGATGCACTAGATCGCCGCCCGTCAGGATTCCGTCAAGGAACGCCGGCGCGGGTCGGGACCGCCCGACGCTGGCCGGGTGAGCCTCCACGTCGACCTCCGCCGCCCCCACCACGACACCCTCCGCACCCAGGTGCTGACCGCGCCGCCGTACCGCCTGTTCGTCGCCCTGTGGGGCGGGCTCGCCGCGGTCGACGTCGGCCGAGCCGCGCACGCGTCACCGACCGTCCAGGTGGCTCTGCTCGCGCTGCTCGTCGGCGCCTGCAGCGTGGGCCAGCGCCCGCTGCCCGCGCTCACGGTCGCCGGCGTCGCCTGGTTGGTGGCGACGGGGTTCGTCGCCCACGACGACGGCCGGCTCGCGCTGTCCGGCAGCGCCGACGCGGTCCGCCTCACGGTGCTGGCCGGCGTCGCCCTGCTCGCGACGGAGGTCCGTCGATGAGCGCCCTCGTGCGTCCGGACGCCCGCACCGACGCCCGCCCTGACCCCCGCACGACACCGGCGCCCGCCGAGGAGGGCCACAGCTGGTGGCGGGTGATGTGCCTGACCGGCGTCGACTACTTCTCCACGCTCGGCTACCAGCCCGGCATCGCGGCGCTGGCCGCCGGCCTGCTCAGCCCGCTGGCCACGATCGTGCTGGTGCTGCTGACGCTGCTCGGCGCGCTGCCGGTCTACCGCCGCGTCGCCGAGGAGTCCCCGCACGGCGAGGGCTCCATCGCCATGCTCGAGCGGCTGATGGGGTTCTGGAAGGGCAAGCTGTTCGTGCTCGTCCTGCTCGGCTTCGCGGCCACCGACTTCATCATCACGATGACGCTCTCGGCCGCCGACGCGAGCGCCCACCTGATCGAGAACCCGAACCTCAACAGCGTCCTCGACGGCCACCAGCTCGTCATCACGCTGGTCCTGCTCGCGCTGCTCGGCGGCGTCTTCCTGCGCGGCTTCGGCGAGGCGATGGGCGTCGCGGTCGCGCTCGTCGTGGTCTACCTCGCGCTCAACGTCGTGGTGATCGGCGTGGCCCTCGCGCACGTCGCCACCCACCCCGCCGTCGTCACCGACTGGACCGACGCGCTCACCCGGCAGCACGGCGACCCGCTCGCGATGGTCGCGATCGCGCTGCTGGTCTTCCCCAAGCTCGCGCTCGGCATGTCCGGCTTCGAGACCGGCGTCGCGGTGATGCCGCACGTGCGCGGCGACGCCAGCGACACCGCGAGCAACCCCGCCGGGCGGATCCGCGACACCAAGCGGCTGCTCACCACCGCGGCGGTGATCATGAGCTGCTTCCTCGTCACCAGCTCGTTCGCCACCACGCTGCTGATCCCGGAGGCGGCGTTCCAGGACGGCGGCCCGGCGAACGGCCGCGCCCTGGCCTACCTGGCGCACGAGTACCTCGGCAACGCCTTCGGGACGACGTACGACGCCTCCACCATCGCCATCCTGTGGTTCGCCGGTGCCTCGGCGATGGCCGGGCTGCTCAACCTGATCCCGCGCTACCTGCCGCGCTACGGCATGGCGCCGAACTGGGCCCGCGCCGTGCGGCCGCTCGTCCTGGTGCTGACCTTCACGGCCTTCCTCATCACCTGGATCTTCGACGCCGACGTCGACGCGCAGGGCGGTGCCTACGCGACCGGGGTGCTGGTCCTCTTCACCAGCGCCGGCGTCGCGGTCACGCTGGCGGCCCGCCGCGCGGGGCAGCGCCGGCTGACGGTGGCATTCGCGCTGATCACCGCGGTCTTCGTCTACACGACGGTCGACAACGTGGTGGAGCGCCCCGACGGGCTGAAGATCGGGCTCTGCTTCATCGGCGCGATCATCGCCGTCTCGATCGCGTCGCGGCTGCGCCGGGCCTTCGAGCTCCGGGTCAGCACGGTCGAGCTGGACGCCACCACGCAGGTGTTCGTCCGCGACTGCGCGCGCCGCACGATCCGGCTGGTCGCCAACGAGGCCGACGACCGCGACCCGCAGGAGTACGACGACAAGATCCGCCAGATCCGGCGCGACCACGACCTCCCCCACGACCCGGACGTCATCTTCGTCGAGGTGACCGTCACCGACCCGAGCGACTTCGAGGCACCGCTGGTGGTGCATGGCGAGGTGCTGCACGACCGCTTCCGGGTGATCACGCTCGAGTCCTCGTCGGTGCCGACCGCGCTGGCCGCGCTGCTGCTGGAGGTCCGCGACCTGTCCGGCGCCCAGCCGCACATCTACTTCGAGTGGACCGAGGGCAGCCCCCTCGCCCAGCTGCTCCGCTTCCTGCTCTTCGGGCAGGGCGAGGTCGCGCCGGTCACCCGGGAGGTGCTCCGCCGCGCCGAGCCCGACCGCGCGCGGCGACCGCACGTCCATGTCGGATGATGGCGGGGTGACGGTCCTTCCCGACGCGGGAGCGGGGTCCCTGACCCGGACCCGGGTGTACGCCGGCTGGTCGCTCGCCGTCGTCGGGACCGGCCTGCTGACCGCCGTGCTGGTCCCGCTGCACCAGGGCGCCGCGCCGACCTTCGAGGCGATGCTGTTCCTGGCGCTGGCGGTCGCCTGCGCCCTGGTCGGGGGGCGCTGGCCGGCGCTGGGCGCCTCGCTGCTCGGCACCCTGTCGCTGAACTACTTCTTCACCGCGCCCTTCCACACGCTCGCGGTCGAGAGCGGGCTCAACGTCCTGACGCTTATGCTCTTCGCGGCGGTCTCGGCCTCGGTCGCCTCCGTGGTCGACTCCGCCGCCCGGCGCCGCCACCAGGCCGGCCGCGCCCGCGCCGAGGCCGACACGCTGGCGATGCTGAACCGCCGGGTGCTCGGCGGGGAGTACGCCGAGCCCGAGCTGCTCGCCCTGGCCCGGGACACCTTCGGTGCGCGGGCGGCCGAGCTGGCGCCGTACGACACGGCGGTGCCGGCGGGCGACACCGCCGTGCCCGCGGCCGCCCGGACGCTCCTGGTGCTCCGCGGCGTCAGCCTGGCGCCGGCCGAGCGGCGGGTGCTCGCGGCCTTCGCGTCGCACGTGGGCGTGCTCGGGCAGCGCGAGGAGCTGGCCCGGCAGACCGCCGCCGCCCGCTCGCTCGAGGCCGGCAACCGGACCCGCACCGCGCTGCTCGCGGCCGTCTCGCACGACCTGCGCACCCCCCTCGCCGGGATCCGCGCGGCGGCGGAGACGCTGCGCCACCACGACGCGCGGCTGCCCGCCGAGGAGCGCCGCGAGCTGCTCACCGCGATCGAGGAGTCGGTCGGCCGGCTGACCACGATCGTCGCGGACCTGCTCGACATGAGCCGCCTGCAGACCGGCGCCGTGGTGCCGCTGCTCACCGCCGCGGTCCCGGACGACGTCGTCGAGGCCGCGCTGGCCGGCGTCGACGCCGACGCACGGCGCCGGGTGCACGTCGCCGGGCCGCTGCCAGCCGTCGTGGCCGACGTCGCCCTGCTGGAGCGGGTGCTGGCCAACCTGCTCGGCAACGCCCTGCGGCACTCCGCGACGGCGGTCGAGGTGACCGCCGCGACCGACGCGGGCCGGGTCCGGATCGACGTCGTCGACCACGGCCCCGGGGTCCCGCCCGACCAGCGGGCCCACATCTTCGAGCCGTTCCTCCGTCTCGGCGACCAGCACCGGGGCGAGGGCGTCGGGCTCGGGCTGGCGGTCGCCCGCGGCCTGGTCGAGGCGCAGGGCGGCACGCTCCACGTCGAGGAGACGCCCGGGGGCGGGCTGACCGCCGTCGTCGAGCTCGCGGCGGCCCCGGCCGGCCCGGCCGGCCCGGCCCCGGCGGTCGACCGATGAGGGTCCTGGTCGTCGAGGACGACCCGGTCCTGCGGCGCACGCTCGCCATCGCGCTGCGCGCCGAGGGCCACACCGCGCTCACGGCCGCCGACGGCCGCACGGCGCTGCAGGCCTGCCGCGAGGACGACCCCGACCTGGTGGTCCTCGACCTCGGGCTGCCGGACCTGTCCGGCGTCGAGGTGCTGCGCTCCCTGCGCGCGTGGACCCGGCTGCCCGTGATCGTGCTGTCCGCCCGCGCCGAGTCGTCCGACAAGGTCGGGGCGCTGGACGACGGGGCAGACGACTACGTCACCAAGCCCTTCGGCATGGAGGAGCTGCTGGCGCGGGTCCGGGCCGCCGGGCGACGGGCCGACGTGGACGTGCCCGTCCTCGAGACCGGATCGCTCCGCATCGACGTCGGCGAGCGGCGCGCCACCCGCGACGGGGCGCCGGTCCGGCTGACCCCGCACGAGTGGGGGCTGCTCGAGGTGCTGCTCCGCGCACCCGGCCGGCTGGTGGCGCGCGCCGACCTGCTGCACGAGGTGTGGGGGCCGGGCTACGAGCGGGAGACGAACTACCTCCGCACGTACGTCGCCACGCTCCGCAAGAAGCTCGAGGAGGACCCCGCCCACCCGCGGCACCTGATCACCGAGCCGGGGATCGGTTACCGCTTCGAGCCCTGAGCCCGCGGCACCGACGCCGCGGCCGGGCTCAGGGGTTGCGCAGCCGGATGACGGCCTCGGCGAGCTGGGTCTCGCTGATGCCGGCGCGGTCGGCGGCCTCGCGGATCCGGTTGCGGGCCATCGGGACCGAGACCTGCTGCTCGGCCGACACGATCTCGGCGGCCCGGTCGATCGTGGAGGCGGAGCGCAGCTTGCGCGGCGCCCGGAGCGCCTCGCGCAGGCTGGCGAAGGGCAGGTCGGCGTTGGTGACGGCGCCCTCGACCCACGCGCCGAGCGCCTCGGCGAGCTCCTCGTGGTGGCCGGCGAAGGCACGCCGCGAGGCGCCGTACAGGCTGATCGCGCCGGCGACGCGACCGCCGTCGACCAGCGGCATGGTCAGGGTGCTCTTCACGCAGGGGGCGGCGTTCAGCAGCGCACGCTCCTGCCAGGAGTCCTCGTCGAGGAGGTCGTCGGTGGTGCTGGGCTCGGGGGCGGCCACGGCGTCGGACCCGGAGCCGGAGGGGCGCTGGAGGGCGTCGAAGACCGCGCGCTGGGCGTGGGAGGCGAGCAGGGTGAACGTCACGCCGTGCTCGGCCGACTCCATGCTCAGCCCGACGATGTCGGGCACCACGGCGGAAGCGCGCTCGCCGAGGTCCGTGAGCTCCTCGAGCAGGTCGCCGTCGTGGACGAACGGCCCGAGCTCCTCGATCGCCCAGACGGTCTCCGGGATGGGTTCCATTGGTTTCCCCCTAGACCTCTGGGCGTACCCGCCCACCGCGCCGTCATGCACCGCGCGGGCGTCGGTCTAGCGGGTGAGATGCGCCAGCGCCGCGCGCGCGGCGTTCCAGCCGCACATCCCGTGCGCCCCGGCGCCCGGCGGCGTCGCCGCGGAGCAGAGGAAGACCCCGGGCACGCCGGTCGCGTAGGGGTCCGCGGCCAGCCGGGGGCGGAACACCACCTGGAGCGGATCGTTGGCGCCCGTGAGGATGTCGCCGCCGACGAAGTTGGCGTTGTCGGCCGCGATCCGCGCGGTCGACCGGACGTGCGTCGCGAGCACCCGCTCGCGGAAGCCGGGCGCGAACCGCTCGAGCTGCGCGGTGATCGCCGTGGTCGCGTCGCCGGTGAAGCCGGCGGGGACGTGGGCGTAGGTGTAGACGGGGTGGACGCCGTCGCGCGTCCGCCCCGGGTCGGCCACGCCCTGCTGCCCGACGAGGACGAACGGCCGCTCGGGCATCCGGCCCCGGGTCACCTGCCTCTCGGCGGCGGCGACCTCCTCGAAGGAGCCGCCGACGTGCACGGTCCCGGCCTGCCGGGACTCCCCGTGCGCCCACGGGACCCCGCCCTCGACGGCATAGTCGACCTTGAAGGCGCCGGGCCCGTGGCGGTAGCGGCGGTAGGCACGGGCGACCCCGGCCGGCAGCCGGTCGCCGATGATGTCGGCGGCGGCGCGCGGCGCGGTGTCGAGCAGGACCAGGTCGGTGTCGAGGTCGGCGAGGTGGTCGACGCGGCGACCGGTCTCGAAGGTGACGCCGCGCTGCCGGGCCAGCGCGACGACCGCGCGGGCGATGGCCGCCGAGCCGCCCTCGGCGACCGGCCAGCCGTAGGCGTGCGCCGAGGTCGCCAGTGCGACGCCGACGGCCGACGAGAAGGGCGTGCCGAGCGGTCGGAACGCGTGTGCCGCGGCGCCGGCGAAGAGCGCCCGCGCCTCGGGGTGCTCCCACCTCCGCGCCAGCGTGCGCGCCGGCAGGGCGGCGTACGCCCCGAAGCGGGCGAGGTGGAACGGGTGCCGCGGGACGTGCAGCATCGGCTGCACGAACTCCTCGACGACCGTGTCGAAGCGGTCGGTCAGCGGGCCGAACATCCGCTGCCACGACGTGCCGTCGGTGCCGAGCCCCGCGGCCGTGACCTCGACCGAGCGCCGCAGGGCGGCTCCGGTGCCCCCGTCCAGCGGGTGCGAGAACTCCACCGGCGCCCAGCGCCAGGTCAGGCCGGCTCCGGCCAGGTCGAAGGCCCGGGCGAACGCCGTGCCGACCGCGAGCGGGTGGAAGCCGGAGCACTCGTCGTGCACGAGCCCGGGCAGCGTGAGCTCGGCCGAGCGGACCCCGCCCCCGAGGGTGTCGGCCGCCTCGACGACGTGCACCTGCACCCCCGCCTCGGCCAGCGTCAGCGCGGCGGCCAGGCCGTTCGGTCCGCTGCCGACGACGGTCGCCGTGGTCACGAGACGCCCCACCTCCGCCGGCGCGCGGGCGGCGCCGTGCGGGCAACGTAGCGCAGGCGACGGGCGCCCGGCGTACGGCTGGCCTCAGGCGGTGGCGGCGAGATCCGCGAGCGCGGCGTCGAGCCCGTCGGCGAGCTCCCGGGCCGAGGCGAAGACCGCGACGGCCCCCGCCTCGCGCAGCTCCGCCTCCGAGAAGCCGCCCGAGAGCAGGCCCCAGCACGGGAGGCCGGCCTCGTGCGCGGCCGCGACGTCCCAGACCGCGTCGCCCACGACGACGGCACGGCCGCCTCCGGCCTCGACGGCACGCGCGACCAGCTCACCGGACGGCTTGCTCCGGTCGGCGTCGGAGCCGGTCAGGACCTCGTGGACGAGCGTGTCGGCGCCGTCGACGAGGTCGAGCAG includes these proteins:
- a CDS encoding GAF domain-containing protein, translating into MEPIPETVWAIEELGPFVHDGDLLEELTDLGERASAVVPDIVGLSMESAEHGVTFTLLASHAQRAVFDALQRPSGSGSDAVAAPEPSTTDDLLDEDSWQERALLNAAPCVKSTLTMPLVDGGRVAGAISLYGASRRAFAGHHEELAEALGAWVEGAVTNADLPFASLREALRAPRKLRSASTIDRAAEIVSAEQQVSVPMARNRIREAADRAGISETQLAEAVIRLRNP
- a CDS encoding amino acid transporter; this encodes MSALVRPDARTDARPDPRTTPAPAEEGHSWWRVMCLTGVDYFSTLGYQPGIAALAAGLLSPLATIVLVLLTLLGALPVYRRVAEESPHGEGSIAMLERLMGFWKGKLFVLVLLGFAATDFIITMTLSAADASAHLIENPNLNSVLDGHQLVITLVLLALLGGVFLRGFGEAMGVAVALVVVYLALNVVVIGVALAHVATHPAVVTDWTDALTRQHGDPLAMVAIALLVFPKLALGMSGFETGVAVMPHVRGDASDTASNPAGRIRDTKRLLTTAAVIMSCFLVTSSFATTLLIPEAAFQDGGPANGRALAYLAHEYLGNAFGTTYDASTIAILWFAGASAMAGLLNLIPRYLPRYGMAPNWARAVRPLVLVLTFTAFLITWIFDADVDAQGGAYATGVLVLFTSAGVAVTLAARRAGQRRLTVAFALITAVFVYTTVDNVVERPDGLKIGLCFIGAIIAVSIASRLRRAFELRVSTVELDATTQVFVRDCARRTIRLVANEADDRDPQEYDDKIRQIRRDHDLPHDPDVIFVEVTVTDPSDFEAPLVVHGEVLHDRFRVITLESSSVPTALAALLLEVRDLSGAQPHIYFEWTEGSPLAQLLRFLLFGQGEVAPVTREVLRRAEPDRARRPHVHVG
- a CDS encoding NAD(P)-binding protein, producing the protein MTTATVVGSGPNGLAAALTLAEAGVQVHVVEAADTLGGGVRSAELTLPGLVHDECSGFHPLAVGTAFARAFDLAGAGLTWRWAPVEFSHPLDGGTGAALRRSVEVTAAGLGTDGTSWQRMFGPLTDRFDTVVEEFVQPMLHVPRHPFHLARFGAYAALPARTLARRWEHPEARALFAGAAAHAFRPLGTPFSSAVGVALATSAHAYGWPVAEGGSAAIARAVVALARQRGVTFETGRRVDHLADLDTDLVLLDTAPRAAADIIGDRLPAGVARAYRRYRHGPGAFKVDYAVEGGVPWAHGESRQAGTVHVGGSFEEVAAAERQVTRGRMPERPFVLVGQQGVADPGRTRDGVHPVYTYAHVPAGFTGDATTAITAQLERFAPGFRERVLATHVRSTARIAADNANFVGGDILTGANDPLQVVFRPRLAADPYATGVPGVFLCSAATPPGAGAHGMCGWNAARAALAHLTR
- a CDS encoding ATP-binding protein codes for the protein MTVLPDAGAGSLTRTRVYAGWSLAVVGTGLLTAVLVPLHQGAAPTFEAMLFLALAVACALVGGRWPALGASLLGTLSLNYFFTAPFHTLAVESGLNVLTLMLFAAVSASVASVVDSAARRRHQAGRARAEADTLAMLNRRVLGGEYAEPELLALARDTFGARAAELAPYDTAVPAGDTAVPAAARTLLVLRGVSLAPAERRVLAAFASHVGVLGQREELARQTAAARSLEAGNRTRTALLAAVSHDLRTPLAGIRAAAETLRHHDARLPAEERRELLTAIEESVGRLTTIVADLLDMSRLQTGAVVPLLTAAVPDDVVEAALAGVDADARRRVHVAGPLPAVVADVALLERVLANLLGNALRHSATAVEVTAATDAGRVRIDVVDHGPGVPPDQRAHIFEPFLRLGDQHRGEGVGLGLAVARGLVEAQGGTLHVEETPGGGLTAVVELAAAPAGPAGPAPAVDR
- a CDS encoding response regulator, with amino-acid sequence MRVLVVEDDPVLRRTLAIALRAEGHTALTAADGRTALQACREDDPDLVVLDLGLPDLSGVEVLRSLRAWTRLPVIVLSARAESSDKVGALDDGADDYVTKPFGMEELLARVRAAGRRADVDVPVLETGSLRIDVGERRATRDGAPVRLTPHEWGLLEVLLRAPGRLVARADLLHEVWGPGYERETNYLRTYVATLRKKLEEDPAHPRHLITEPGIGYRFEP